In Desulfofundulus kuznetsovii DSM 6115, the following are encoded in one genomic region:
- a CDS encoding Rqc2 family fibronectin-binding protein produces the protein MSVEERKSSMPFDGLVMAAVRKELESELLDGRIDRIYQPSPLEIHLLIHRPGTRARLLLSAHPENARVHLTGRVRENPPSPPVFCMVLRKHLEGGRIRGIQQRGLDRVLVFQVQSYNDLGEPSLKELVCEIMGRHSNIILVNPGTKQIIDAIKRYTYAVSRHREVLPGREYIPPPEQHKLNPLELKEEEFRQALLEAPLETPVAAILQRILDGISQVMAREILYRAGLAQDLILDHCGEHELVVLWQAIQQMAGAIARGEFQPSLVLDEQGRPREFAAFDLTHFHPLTRRQGTMNTLVDLFYTAREEEQDYQSKKQSLLTVVRREMGRLSQKLSLQEESLAKAERADEYRIFGELIMANLYRLEKGLSEVTLENFYDPGKKMVIISLDPRLKPVQNAQAYFKKYTKAKQTREETGNRIEQTQRELEYLKGVETAIIQATTVPELVEIREELEEQGYLKPANREKKREPEKPRPLVFTSSDGFTILVGRNNKQNDYLTLRLARGEDVWLHTRDIPGSHVLIRTGGRTVPETTLAEAASLAAYFSRARESQNVPVDYTLRRNVHKPRGARPGYVIYTGQRTLTVNPDQELVERLKA, from the coding sequence ATGTCAGTGGAGGAAAGGAAGTCTTCTATGCCCTTTGATGGACTGGTAATGGCAGCGGTACGCAAAGAGTTGGAAAGTGAACTGCTCGATGGACGTATTGACAGAATCTACCAACCTTCTCCTCTGGAAATACATCTGCTCATCCACCGCCCGGGCACCCGGGCCCGCCTGTTGCTTTCCGCTCATCCGGAAAACGCCCGGGTACACTTAACCGGGCGGGTAAGGGAAAACCCCCCATCCCCACCGGTATTTTGCATGGTCCTGCGCAAGCACCTGGAGGGAGGCCGCATCCGGGGAATCCAACAGCGGGGGTTGGACCGGGTACTGGTTTTCCAGGTTCAGAGCTACAACGACCTGGGAGAACCCAGTTTGAAGGAACTGGTATGTGAAATCATGGGGCGGCACAGCAACATTATTCTGGTTAACCCCGGTACAAAGCAAATTATTGACGCCATCAAACGCTATACCTACGCCGTCAGCCGCCACCGGGAGGTTTTGCCCGGCCGGGAATATATACCCCCGCCGGAACAGCATAAACTAAATCCCCTGGAACTGAAAGAAGAGGAATTCCGCCAGGCGTTGCTCGAAGCTCCCCTGGAAACCCCCGTAGCTGCTATCTTGCAGCGTATCCTGGATGGGATTAGCCAGGTGATGGCGCGGGAGATCCTTTACCGGGCCGGACTGGCGCAAGACCTTATTCTGGATCATTGCGGGGAACATGAACTAGTGGTTTTGTGGCAGGCAATTCAACAAATGGCCGGCGCCATTGCCCGGGGAGAATTCCAACCTTCCCTGGTGCTGGACGAACAGGGCAGGCCCAGGGAATTTGCCGCCTTTGATCTAACCCATTTTCACCCTTTAACCCGCCGGCAGGGTACCATGAATACTTTGGTCGATCTCTTTTATACGGCCAGGGAAGAAGAGCAGGATTATCAAAGTAAAAAACAATCCCTGCTTACCGTTGTGCGGCGGGAGATGGGCCGCCTCTCCCAAAAGCTTTCCCTGCAGGAAGAAAGCCTGGCCAAAGCCGAACGGGCGGATGAATATAGAATCTTTGGAGAACTAATCATGGCCAACCTGTACCGCCTGGAAAAAGGTCTTAGCGAGGTTACCCTGGAAAATTTCTACGACCCGGGAAAAAAGATGGTAATCATCTCCCTCGATCCCCGCTTGAAACCGGTGCAAAATGCCCAGGCCTACTTTAAAAAATATACCAAGGCCAAACAAACCAGGGAGGAAACCGGGAACCGGATCGAACAAACCCAAAGGGAGCTGGAATATTTAAAAGGCGTAGAAACGGCCATTATCCAGGCCACAACCGTACCGGAGCTGGTGGAAATCAGGGAAGAACTGGAGGAACAGGGCTACTTGAAGCCGGCAAACAGGGAAAAGAAAAGGGAACCGGAAAAACCCCGGCCCCTTGTTTTTACTTCCAGCGATGGTTTTACCATTTTAGTGGGACGGAACAACAAGCAAAACGACTACCTCACCCTGCGCCTGGCCAGAGGTGAAGACGTCTGGCTGCACACCAGGGACATCCCCGGTTCCCACGTGCTCATTCGCACCGGCGGACGGACAGTACCGGAAACCACCCTGGCCGAGGCTGCCTCCCTGGCCGCTTACTTCAGCCGGGCCAGGGAATCGCAAAACGTGCCGGTGGATTATACCCTGCGCAGAAACGTACACAAACCCCGGGGAGCCCGTCCCGGCTACGTTATATATACCGGACAGCGCACCCTCACCGTTAATCCCGATCAGGAACTGGTAGAAAGGCTCAAGGCGTAA
- the bioD gene encoding dethiobiotin synthase, producing MGRGYLVTGTDTGVGKTVITAALVGVWRRRGIDAVAIKPVQSGATEVKGRLVPEDVVFYRHVAGLPQSLDELNLYRFTPAVSPHLAAKLSGERVEPSRVVDFCREVLQRHELVLVEGAGGLCVPLSGPDFTVADLARELSLPLLVVARPGLGSINHTVLTVAYAQNRGLPVAGIIINGLKAGEAGPAEKDNPGIIAAMTGVPVLGIVPYLPGVSVEKGSADGLVETVENTVVWGDLVSRICGCTGTG from the coding sequence ATGGGCAGGGGATACCTGGTTACCGGTACTGATACCGGTGTGGGCAAGACAGTGATCACCGCCGCCCTGGTGGGGGTCTGGCGTAGACGTGGAATTGATGCCGTAGCCATAAAACCGGTACAGAGCGGGGCAACTGAGGTCAAGGGGCGGTTAGTCCCCGAGGATGTAGTTTTTTACCGTCATGTGGCCGGCCTGCCCCAGTCCCTAGATGAGCTGAACCTTTATCGTTTTACCCCTGCTGTTTCCCCTCACCTGGCCGCAAAGCTTTCGGGGGAAAGAGTTGAACCGTCACGGGTGGTGGATTTTTGCCGGGAAGTGCTTCAACGCCACGAGCTGGTCCTGGTAGAGGGGGCCGGGGGGTTGTGTGTGCCCCTTTCCGGTCCCGACTTTACCGTGGCCGACCTGGCCCGGGAGCTTTCCCTGCCCCTGCTGGTGGTGGCCCGCCCGGGGTTGGGCAGCATCAACCATACCGTGCTGACCGTAGCCTATGCTCAAAACAGAGGTCTTCCCGTAGCCGGAATAATTATTAACGGCCTAAAAGCGGGAGAGGCGGGTCCTGCGGAAAAGGACAACCCGGGGATTATTGCAGCTATGACCGGCGTGCCCGTGCTGGGGATAGTACCCTACCTGCCGGGGGTCAGTGTGGAAAAGGGGAGCGCTGACGGGCTGGTGGAGACAGTGGAAAACACTGTGGTCTGGGGGGATTTGGTTTCCCGGATTTGCGGGTGCACTGGTACAGGATAA
- a CDS encoding biotin transporter BioY — protein sequence MQLSVKEMVLVSMFAALTAVGAFIRIPIPYVPFTLQFLFVLFAGLLLGKRLAFLSQVIYLALGLAGLPIFAQGGGPAYVLQPTFGYLVGFALGAYVIGAVVERVREKGVPGYFLASMAGLVVVYVLGVIHLYIILNYVVQKPFTLAQAVWFGAIVCAPGDLFLSLVASLVGGRVYKTLQSVNPVHREVF from the coding sequence TTGCAGCTGTCGGTAAAAGAAATGGTTCTGGTGTCCATGTTTGCCGCCCTGACGGCAGTGGGAGCTTTCATTAGGATTCCCATTCCTTATGTGCCCTTTACCCTGCAGTTTCTCTTTGTCCTCTTTGCCGGGCTTTTGTTGGGCAAGCGGCTGGCTTTTTTGAGCCAGGTAATCTATCTTGCCCTGGGATTGGCCGGACTGCCCATTTTTGCCCAGGGTGGCGGCCCGGCCTACGTGCTGCAGCCCACCTTTGGTTACCTGGTGGGATTTGCCCTGGGCGCTTACGTTATCGGGGCGGTTGTAGAAAGGGTAAGGGAGAAGGGAGTACCCGGTTATTTTCTGGCCAGTATGGCCGGGCTCGTGGTGGTTTACGTTCTGGGAGTGATCCACCTGTACATAATTTTAAATTACGTGGTGCAAAAACCCTTCACCCTGGCCCAGGCGGTATGGTTTGGAGCCATTGTCTGTGCACCGGGGGATCTGTTTTTATCCCTGGTAGCCTCCCTGGTTGGCGGCAGGGTATATAAGACACTACAATCCGTCAATCCGGTCCACCGGGAGGTGTTTTAA
- the bioB gene encoding biotin synthase BioB: protein MWQEIKNKVLEGEGLTREEALALAGWPPEKLGELLDLSRQVRERFGGREVELCSIINARSGLCSEDCRFCAQSSRYRTGVKTYPLLGPEEALEKARRMEAAGARRFALVTSGRGIGEQDFRRVLDTYRVLRAETRLELCASLGIIDGDKARRLREAGVTTYHHNLETSRSYFPHICTTHTFEERVATIRAAQAAGLKVCSGGIIGMGESMADRLEMVLELRELGVTSVPVNILNPIPGTPLAGQKSLPVEEIFKALALFRLIMPRAVLRLCGGREPGLGEKQQKALEVAVNGLMIGNYLTTRGNEVQEDLDMIAAAGLRLAAGG, encoded by the coding sequence ATGTGGCAGGAGATAAAAAATAAGGTCCTGGAAGGGGAGGGCTTAACCCGGGAAGAAGCCCTTGCCCTGGCCGGCTGGCCGCCGGAGAAGCTGGGGGAGCTGCTGGACTTGTCCCGGCAGGTACGCGAGCGCTTCGGGGGCCGGGAAGTGGAGCTCTGTTCCATCATTAATGCCCGGTCTGGTCTTTGCAGTGAAGACTGCCGTTTTTGCGCCCAGTCCTCCCGCTACCGGACCGGGGTGAAAACCTATCCTTTGCTTGGGCCGGAAGAGGCCCTGGAAAAGGCCCGGCGCATGGAAGCCGCCGGGGCGCGGCGTTTTGCCCTGGTGACCAGCGGCCGGGGCATTGGAGAGCAGGATTTTCGGCGGGTGCTGGACACTTACCGGGTGCTGCGGGCCGAAACCCGCCTGGAACTCTGTGCTTCCCTGGGTATCATTGATGGGGATAAGGCCCGGCGTTTAAGGGAAGCCGGGGTAACCACCTATCATCACAATCTGGAAACCAGCCGGAGTTATTTCCCCCATATTTGCACCACCCATACCTTTGAGGAGAGGGTGGCCACCATCCGGGCCGCCCAGGCGGCCGGATTAAAGGTTTGTTCCGGCGGGATCATCGGCATGGGGGAATCCATGGCCGACCGGCTGGAAATGGTCCTGGAGCTGCGGGAACTGGGGGTAACATCAGTTCCGGTAAACATTTTAAACCCCATTCCCGGCACGCCCCTGGCCGGACAGAAGTCCCTGCCGGTAGAGGAGATCTTCAAAGCCCTGGCCCTTTTCCGCCTGATCATGCCCCGGGCCGTTTTACGCCTGTGCGGGGGGAGGGAGCCCGGTTTGGGGGAAAAGCAGCAAAAAGCCCTGGAGGTGGCCGTTAACGGGCTGATGATCGGCAACTATCTCACCACCCGGGGCAATGAAGTACAGGAGGACCTGGACATGATAGCCGCCGCGGGGTTAAGGCTGGCTGCCGGGGGCTGA
- the bioA gene encoding adenosylmethionine--8-amino-7-oxononanoate transaminase, whose product MLDLIKYDPALLEQWDKEYVWHPFTQMQQYTREKPLIIARGEGSYLIDVEGNRYLDGVSSLWVTVHGHCHPALNRAIKEQLDEIAHSTLLGLANVPSILLAKKLVEITPPGLNKVFYSDAGATAVEIALKMAFQYWQQKEGGRFRSKTKFISLVEAYHGDTIGSVSVGGISLFHGIFKPLLFECLHAPAPYCYRCPLERERESCGMACADRLEELLKEHHQEVAAVIIEPLVQGAAGMITAPDGFLRRVRELCTRYNVLLIADEVAVGFGRTGRLFACEHEGVSPDLMCLAKGITGGYLPLAATLTTDEVYSAFLGKPEEGKTFYHGHTYTGNPLACAAALASIELFEKENLLAALQPKIELLHRKLGGFWELPHVGDIRQRGMMVGIELVADKKTKQPYPREEQVGHRVILEARRRGLVIRPLDNVIVLMPVLAMSEEELNQVLEITYESIAVVTGK is encoded by the coding sequence GTGCTCGATTTGATTAAATACGATCCCGCCCTTTTGGAACAGTGGGACAAGGAGTACGTCTGGCATCCTTTTACCCAGATGCAGCAGTATACCCGGGAAAAACCTCTTATCATTGCCCGGGGCGAGGGAAGCTACCTTATTGATGTAGAAGGAAACCGCTACCTGGATGGAGTTTCGTCCCTCTGGGTGACCGTACACGGCCACTGTCATCCCGCATTAAACCGGGCCATCAAAGAACAGCTGGATGAAATAGCCCATTCTACCCTGTTGGGTTTGGCCAACGTTCCCTCGATTCTCCTGGCCAAAAAGCTGGTGGAGATTACTCCCCCGGGACTCAATAAAGTTTTTTACTCCGACGCCGGGGCCACCGCCGTGGAGATTGCCTTAAAAATGGCCTTTCAATACTGGCAGCAAAAGGAAGGGGGGCGCTTCCGCAGCAAGACGAAGTTCATCTCCCTGGTGGAAGCCTACCACGGGGACACCATTGGTTCGGTCAGCGTGGGCGGCATATCCCTTTTTCACGGTATTTTTAAACCTCTGCTTTTTGAATGCCTGCATGCTCCCGCTCCCTATTGCTACCGCTGCCCGCTGGAAAGAGAAAGGGAAAGCTGCGGGATGGCCTGTGCGGACCGGCTGGAGGAATTGTTAAAGGAGCACCATCAGGAGGTTGCCGCCGTGATCATCGAACCCCTGGTTCAGGGGGCCGCCGGGATGATCACTGCACCGGACGGTTTCCTTCGCCGGGTGCGGGAACTATGCACCAGGTATAACGTTCTGCTGATTGCCGATGAGGTGGCGGTGGGTTTCGGCCGGACAGGTCGACTCTTTGCCTGTGAACACGAAGGGGTTTCTCCCGATTTAATGTGCCTGGCCAAGGGTATTACCGGGGGCTATCTTCCCCTTGCCGCCACCCTGACTACCGATGAGGTCTACAGCGCCTTTCTGGGTAAACCGGAGGAAGGCAAGACCTTTTATCATGGCCATACCTACACGGGCAACCCCCTGGCCTGTGCTGCCGCCCTGGCCAGCATTGAGTTATTTGAAAAGGAAAATTTGCTGGCCGCCCTGCAACCTAAAATAGAACTGCTGCACCGCAAGCTGGGAGGTTTCTGGGAGTTGCCCCATGTGGGGGACATCCGCCAGCGGGGTATGATGGTGGGTATTGAGCTGGTAGCGGATAAAAAGACCAAACAACCTTACCCTAGGGAGGAGCAAGTGGGCCACCGGGTGATCCTGGAGGCCCGCCGGCGGGGGCTGGTTATCCGTCCCCTGGATAATGTGATCGTACTTATGCCCGTACTGGCCATGTCGGAAGAGGAACTGAACCAGGTCCTGGAGATCACTTATGAATCCATAGCCGTGGTCACGGGTAAGTAA